A region from the Rosa rugosa chromosome 6, drRosRugo1.1, whole genome shotgun sequence genome encodes:
- the LOC133716126 gene encoding F-box protein CPR1-like codes for MKDSHTKNFICEDILINILARLPAKSLVRFMCVCKSWSNLIGSSSFISTHLNRNIKNHDHHYLISHHYYRGARDRSLISLFSNETFEQCLELQHPSWTKERFRVYGSSNGLVCISDKRLSSTSSICIWNPSIRKSISLPKTYIPDHSCLVSEIYLSFCFHPTHNDYKVVKMLHEWNKLSMEVEVYSLSNNSWKVIEITPWLNSSWYLTGYEVCNGIVYWLISGGHYRIVSFDTGSEKFGELVVPEHILPVKGAVKIEVYKETICLLQGQTDVDLWVLQEGSFQRLRTILLPRANIFILIGLFTDNGLLVQEQSRFTELDLFDLESNQLKSTGILMCQRKLHTYIESLVLLDH; via the coding sequence ATGAAGGACTCGCATACGAAAAATTTCATATGTGAAGATATCTTGATTAACATTTTAGCAAGACTGCCTGCCAAATCCCTCGTACGGTTTATGTGTGTATGCAAGTCATGGAGTAATTTGATTGGCAGCTCAAGCTTTATTTCCACACATCTCAACAGGAACATCAAAAATCATGATCATCACTATCTAATTTCTCACCACTATTATAGAGGCGCCCGCGACCGCTCACTCATATCACTTTTTTCTAATGAAACATTTGAGCAGTGCTTGGAGTTACAACATCCCTCGTGGACCAAGGAACGCTTTAGAGTATATGGTTCAAGCAATGGTTTAGTTTGTATCTCTGATAAAAGATTGAGTTCAACGAGTTCTATATGCATATGGAACCCATCTATTAGAAAATCCATATCTCTTCCCAAGACCTACATCCCAGATCATAGCTGCTTAGTTTCAGAAATCTATCTGTCATTCTGTTTTCACCCAACTCATAATGATTACAAGGTGGTAAAGATGTTGCATGAATGGAATAAGCTTTCCATGGAAGTTGAGGTGTATAGTCTTAGCAACAACTCCTGGAAGGTGATTGAAATTACTCCTTGGTTAAATTCTAGTTGGTATCTCACAGGTTATGAGGTTTGCAATGGAATAGTATATTGGCTGATTTCTGGAGGTCATTATAGGATTGTGTCCTTTGATACAGGGAGCGAAAAATTTGGTGAGTTAGTGGTTCCAGAACACATATTGCCGGTTAAGGGTGCTGTCAAGATTGAAGTGTACAAGGAAACCATATGCCTGCTTCAAGGTCAAACAGATGTTGATTTATGGGTTCTGCAAGAAGGGTCTTTTCAAAGGCTGCGTACTATTTTACTGCCTCGAGCAAATATTTTCATACTAATTGGCTTATTTACAGATAATGGACTCTTGGTACAAGAACAATCAAGATTCACTGAGTTAGATTTGTTTGATCTTGAATCCAACCAGCTTAAAAGTACCGGAATCCTTATGTGCCAACGTAAGCTCCATACTTACATAGAAAGTCTAGTTCTACTCGATCATTGA